In Sphingobacterium sp. lm-10, one DNA window encodes the following:
- a CDS encoding sialidase family protein: MRFPILTLIVFLNIIACSFAQSSEPGHSALMMKVSDEFVFQEDKFFAQCHASTLEETKDGTLLSSWFGGSHEGNKDVVIYGSRQANGRWEDPQIWADGRMNDTVQYPCWNPVLFRAKDETEIFLYYKVGPNPREWWGMVKTSLDGGKTWGEPRRLPENILGPIKNRPLELSDGTIVSPSSVELSEERWLSHVEISKDRQKTWQAFPVDHQSELNTIQPSVIEYANGRLQVFCRSKEGVVTTATSEDQGRTWSNMQQTSLVNPNSGTDVIRINDLLFIVYNPDIPGKDWWEGRTKLRLACSKDGYTWEDVFTFEDEDKGEFSYPTIIQTADGLIHVSYTHNRKNIRHFVLADRG; the protein is encoded by the coding sequence ATGAGATTTCCGATTTTAACACTGATTGTTTTTTTAAACATCATCGCTTGTTCATTTGCACAATCCTCCGAGCCTGGACATTCTGCCTTGATGATGAAGGTTAGCGATGAATTTGTTTTTCAGGAAGATAAGTTCTTTGCCCAGTGCCATGCATCTACACTCGAAGAAACAAAGGATGGCACATTGTTATCCAGCTGGTTTGGTGGAAGCCACGAAGGCAATAAAGATGTGGTGATCTATGGTTCACGCCAGGCCAATGGACGATGGGAAGATCCGCAGATTTGGGCTGATGGTAGAATGAACGATACGGTGCAATACCCTTGCTGGAACCCAGTGCTCTTTCGTGCAAAAGATGAAACAGAGATCTTCTTATATTATAAAGTTGGTCCTAATCCTCGTGAGTGGTGGGGTATGGTCAAAACATCACTGGATGGTGGAAAAACATGGGGAGAGCCTCGGAGACTTCCAGAAAATATTTTAGGCCCGATAAAAAATCGACCATTAGAATTGAGCGATGGCACTATCGTGTCTCCATCGAGCGTGGAATTGAGCGAAGAGCGCTGGCTATCGCATGTAGAAATCAGTAAAGATCGGCAAAAAACATGGCAAGCTTTTCCTGTCGATCATCAGTCAGAATTGAATACTATTCAACCCAGCGTAATTGAATACGCAAATGGAAGATTGCAAGTTTTTTGCCGCAGTAAGGAAGGTGTGGTGACAACAGCGACGTCAGAGGATCAAGGACGCACTTGGTCCAACATGCAACAGACCAGCTTGGTCAATCCTAACTCCGGTACGGATGTTATTCGTATCAATGATTTGCTTTTTATCGTTTACAATCCAGATATTCCAGGAAAAGATTGGTGGGAAGGACGTACGAAGCTGCGATTGGCCTGTTCAAAAGACGGCTATACCTGGGAGGATGTCTTTACCTTTGAAGATGAGGATAAGGGAGAATTTAGCTACCCGACTATTATACAAACCGCCGATGGTCTGATCCACGTTAGCTATACCCATAACCGAAAAAATATCCGACATTTCGTATTGGCAGATAGGGGATAA
- a CDS encoding TonB-dependent receptor — translation MYSKPSRLLWLLISLSATSLPTEARTLANSNLFHRVDNQQQLRGKVVDSQGNPIAGATVVNNRTEEQIQTSNDGSFTLAGRIGDSLSVRFIGYNTTEQRIAAADNIVFSMEPQSQAIEEVMVSIGYQRVRKSDLTGAIASVKAEEMNLTAPKLSQALVGKIAGVQIMQTSGAPYDGTKIRVRGIGSVNAGSDPLYVIDGYPAGNNLNINPNDIETIDVLKDAASAAIYGSRAAGGVVLITTKRGKEGKSTVDYEVLGGFGQLSKKVDLLNAEQFIDLLIDGRNNAYKDLVVNRGMTWTDAMRMDPNATRVGRVGNAGSVSIPEEYYDFATGTAKKSPYDTDWQDALYRNAPFQRHNLSAYGGNDKTRYMMSGSYQDQQGIMLGTDQQTFNFRTNVDAKVSDRLTVGANVSFTYNDNNEVTTGRYDQSPSMAALIYLPTLPVYNEDGSYAQYLMGNLSANNFGIQNPENPLAYVTQIKNNRRGKRGLYNAFADFEIITGLNLKVNGGISTYDEKFDYYKPTSLSDGNNPPFSNQAKTAAFADARTLGEIDKLVETTLNYNKTFNEKHQLNALLGYSAQRTDIDFISLRANGFQNDKIGEITDKGADPSNFQLRDAYKRVTTLQSYFSRVMYNYDAKYMLAASFRTDGSSRFGPNTKWGTFPSISAGWTLSNEDFYDAWLGQGSSVKLRGSWGLSGNNNIGDYRAITTYNAPSGVIIGGNVATGYFPGDLKDPNLGWETTSQYNAGVDFGLFNGRVNLMTNFYLSRSFNLLFNQPITAITGATSILTNLPNSKVQNKGFDVQLDATLIRRGDFELGFSGNINVNRNKVLDLGGASTIMTNGAERSYITHITQEGSPIGMFYGFQVLGIATEENYRDLAQSAGSTNPLQPGDLYFEDVDGNGVVNDLDKRIIGNPHPNFTYGFAFNASYKRFDIRASFNGSQGNQVLDGYDYYLYNMEGSGNQYADVAQRWRSTQNPGNGSVYRASRAGTQSNSTRLSSFYLQDGSFLRMTNILLGYTIPQTLASRLKIAGVRVYASVENPFTITKYKGYNPEPDYNQRGNLTPGVDYGLYPLVRGYNLGLKVTF, via the coding sequence ATGTATTCAAAACCATCCAGATTACTCTGGTTGTTAATTTCACTCAGCGCTACTTCCCTACCTACAGAAGCTCGTACGCTAGCGAACAGCAACCTATTTCACCGCGTGGACAATCAGCAGCAACTTCGGGGGAAGGTTGTCGACTCTCAAGGCAACCCTATCGCTGGCGCAACCGTAGTCAACAACCGAACAGAAGAACAAATCCAGACCAGCAACGACGGTAGTTTTACACTCGCCGGGCGAATCGGTGATAGCCTTTCTGTACGTTTTATTGGATACAACACGACGGAACAACGAATAGCCGCTGCTGACAATATCGTATTCTCGATGGAGCCTCAATCGCAGGCAATTGAGGAAGTGATGGTTTCCATTGGATATCAGCGCGTGCGCAAATCTGATCTAACAGGTGCTATTGCCAGTGTGAAAGCCGAAGAGATGAACTTAACAGCTCCAAAACTATCTCAGGCCTTAGTCGGTAAAATTGCGGGCGTGCAGATTATGCAAACTTCAGGTGCTCCTTACGATGGGACCAAAATCCGCGTGCGTGGTATTGGATCGGTAAATGCCGGTTCGGATCCATTGTACGTGATTGACGGCTATCCGGCCGGAAATAATCTAAACATCAACCCAAACGATATTGAAACAATCGACGTACTGAAAGATGCTGCATCTGCGGCGATCTATGGCTCTAGAGCCGCAGGCGGAGTCGTTCTAATTACAACCAAACGTGGTAAAGAAGGTAAAAGTACGGTAGATTACGAAGTATTGGGAGGATTTGGTCAGCTCTCGAAAAAAGTTGACCTATTGAATGCGGAGCAATTTATTGATCTCCTAATCGATGGGCGCAACAATGCTTATAAGGATTTGGTGGTGAATCGGGGGATGACTTGGACAGATGCCATGCGAATGGATCCAAATGCAACCCGTGTGGGTCGCGTGGGGAATGCAGGTTCGGTATCCATCCCGGAAGAATATTATGACTTCGCGACGGGTACAGCGAAGAAATCACCCTATGATACAGACTGGCAAGATGCCTTGTATAGAAATGCGCCATTTCAACGCCATAACCTTTCTGCCTATGGCGGAAATGACAAAACACGTTATATGATGAGCGGGTCTTATCAAGATCAGCAAGGTATTATGTTAGGCACGGATCAGCAGACGTTCAATTTCCGCACGAACGTAGATGCTAAGGTGAGCGATCGGCTAACAGTAGGTGCCAATGTATCATTCACGTATAACGATAATAACGAGGTAACAACGGGCCGTTACGATCAGAGTCCATCGATGGCAGCATTAATTTACCTGCCCACCTTGCCTGTATACAACGAAGACGGCTCGTACGCTCAGTACTTGATGGGCAATCTGTCGGCCAATAATTTTGGCATTCAAAACCCGGAAAATCCTTTGGCCTACGTGACGCAAATAAAAAATAATCGCCGCGGTAAACGTGGGCTATACAATGCATTTGCTGACTTCGAGATCATTACCGGATTAAACCTGAAAGTAAATGGAGGAATTTCAACCTATGATGAGAAGTTCGATTACTACAAACCGACCAGTCTCTCGGATGGTAACAATCCACCATTCTCCAACCAAGCTAAAACAGCAGCTTTCGCTGATGCACGCACGCTGGGTGAGATCGACAAATTAGTAGAGACGACTTTAAATTACAACAAGACTTTCAACGAGAAACATCAATTGAATGCCTTATTAGGGTATTCTGCACAACGTACTGACATAGATTTCATCTCCCTGCGGGCAAATGGATTTCAAAACGATAAGATTGGGGAGATTACGGACAAGGGTGCCGATCCATCAAACTTCCAGTTGCGCGATGCATACAAAAGGGTGACGACCTTACAATCTTATTTTAGTCGGGTGATGTATAATTACGACGCTAAATATATGTTGGCGGCCTCTTTCCGTACGGATGGTTCTTCGCGCTTTGGCCCGAATACCAAATGGGGAACATTCCCTTCGATTTCGGCCGGGTGGACATTGTCTAATGAGGACTTTTACGATGCCTGGTTAGGTCAAGGATCTTCTGTAAAACTAAGAGGAAGCTGGGGACTGAGTGGAAACAATAACATCGGAGACTACCGTGCTATCACCACCTACAATGCGCCAAGCGGTGTAATTATCGGTGGCAATGTAGCTACAGGTTACTTCCCTGGCGATTTGAAAGATCCTAATTTAGGCTGGGAAACTACCTCGCAATATAACGCCGGGGTAGATTTTGGCTTATTCAATGGCCGTGTGAATTTGATGACCAACTTCTACTTAAGCCGATCATTCAACCTATTATTCAACCAACCGATCACTGCAATCACCGGTGCTACCTCTATCTTAACGAACCTGCCCAACAGTAAAGTACAAAACAAAGGTTTTGACGTACAGTTAGATGCCACGTTGATCCGCAGGGGCGACTTTGAATTAGGCTTTAGCGGAAATATCAACGTGAACCGCAACAAAGTGCTTGACTTAGGCGGTGCATCCACGATTATGACTAATGGAGCAGAACGCTCATACATTACGCATATTACACAGGAAGGTAGTCCGATCGGTATGTTCTACGGCTTTCAGGTATTAGGTATCGCTACAGAAGAGAATTACCGTGACCTGGCGCAATCTGCGGGATCTACCAACCCGTTGCAGCCGGGCGATCTATACTTCGAAGATGTGGATGGGAATGGCGTGGTGAATGATTTAGACAAGCGCATCATCGGAAACCCACATCCGAACTTCACCTACGGTTTTGCGTTTAATGCCAGCTACAAACGCTTTGATATCCGCGCTTCATTCAACGGTTCACAAGGTAATCAGGTATTGGATGGGTATGATTATTACCTATACAATATGGAGGGATCCGGAAATCAATACGCCGACGTAGCACAGCGCTGGAGATCGACACAAAATCCAGGCAACGGCTCGGTGTACCGCGCATCTCGTGCTGGCACGCAAAGTAACAGCACACGCCTATCTTCATTCTACCTGCAAGATGGTTCGTTCCTACGCATGACCAACATCTTATTGGGTTACACCATTCCGCAAACCTTGGCCAGTAGGCTCAAGATTGCTGGAGTACGGGTCTATGCCAGCGTCGAAAATCCTTTCACCATTACCAAATACAAAGGATACAATCCAGAGCCGGATTACAACCAACGTGGCAACCTTACTCCCGGTGTAGATTATGGTTTGTACCCCTTAGTGAGAGGGTACAATTTAGGTTTGAAAGTTACATTCTAA
- a CDS encoding cupin domain-containing protein, protein MSHINFIKGTATLSLFCGAFCLLSCNNSHDKKNSDDMQSKVSNPFAKGEKVTNDNFTGTVWLNYLAETDTVHHVNIGSVTFEPGARTNWHYHKGGQILLVTEGRGLYQEKGSAVEIIEKGQVMKCPPNVAHWHGATPTEAMTHIAIGTNTNVGGAVWLEPVTDQEYNDQDTP, encoded by the coding sequence ATGAGCCATATAAATTTTATAAAAGGAACGGCAACTTTAAGCCTATTTTGCGGAGCATTTTGCCTGCTATCCTGCAACAACTCACACGATAAAAAAAACAGCGACGACATGCAAAGCAAGGTCAGTAATCCATTTGCCAAAGGTGAAAAAGTCACTAATGACAATTTTACCGGAACAGTTTGGTTGAATTACCTGGCCGAAACAGATACCGTGCACCATGTAAATATTGGATCGGTTACGTTTGAGCCCGGCGCAAGAACCAATTGGCATTACCATAAGGGCGGGCAAATACTTCTAGTAACCGAGGGTAGAGGACTCTATCAGGAAAAAGGAAGTGCAGTGGAAATTATCGAGAAAGGCCAGGTGATGAAATGCCCACCCAATGTGGCACACTGGCACGGCGCTACGCCTACCGAAGCCATGACCCACATCGCCATTGGCACCAATACCAATGTAGGCGGCGCCGTCTGGTTGGAGCCTGTGACGGATCAAGAGTATAATGACCAAGATACTCCCTAA
- a CDS encoding alpha/beta fold hydrolase, translating into MKNIKKSLTVVSLTLLTTVSAYAQKNNKPLLIAEQGSFSVGGTLYTQPGSFDINEALKADGQTFHGDHAYIFYQIPAKARTYPLVFLHGAGQSKKTWESTPDGREGFQNIFLRKKYPVYLIDQPRRGAAGRSMEEATIKPTADEQFWFTQFRLGQYPNYFDQVQFPKDDASLEQFFRQMTPNIGAFDANIVADAVSNLFEKIGEGILVTHSQGGGPGWLAAINNANIKGVVAYEPYSGFVFPAGELPEPIHSSGLFGELRGVEIALADFKKLTQIPIVVYYGDNIALEPTEIWNKDHWRSGLEMAKIWAATINKHGGDATVVHLPEIGITGNTHFPFSDLNNLQVAKELSQWLKQKGLDQTKAGKSAQLNRKK; encoded by the coding sequence ATGAAAAATATAAAAAAATCCCTGACGGTAGTATCCTTAACGTTGTTGACAACGGTATCGGCCTATGCTCAGAAAAACAATAAGCCTTTACTCATTGCAGAGCAGGGCAGCTTTTCTGTAGGTGGTACCTTATATACACAGCCGGGCAGCTTTGACATAAACGAAGCATTGAAAGCGGATGGACAGACATTTCATGGAGACCATGCTTACATCTTTTATCAAATTCCAGCAAAAGCACGTACCTATCCCTTGGTTTTTCTGCACGGTGCAGGGCAGTCGAAAAAGACTTGGGAGTCGACTCCAGATGGCAGAGAAGGTTTTCAGAATATATTTCTACGAAAAAAATATCCCGTGTACTTAATCGACCAACCTAGGCGTGGAGCTGCTGGAAGAAGTATGGAAGAAGCAACGATCAAGCCGACTGCAGACGAACAGTTTTGGTTTACACAATTTCGACTTGGTCAATACCCGAATTATTTTGACCAGGTGCAGTTTCCAAAAGATGACGCTTCGCTGGAACAGTTTTTTCGGCAAATGACTCCTAATATCGGCGCTTTTGATGCTAATATAGTGGCAGATGCTGTTTCGAATCTATTCGAAAAGATTGGCGAAGGCATACTGGTCACGCATTCGCAAGGAGGCGGCCCTGGATGGCTAGCGGCTATAAATAACGCGAATATCAAAGGGGTGGTTGCCTACGAGCCTTACAGCGGCTTTGTATTTCCAGCAGGAGAACTGCCAGAACCTATTCATTCTTCCGGACTTTTTGGCGAGTTGAGGGGTGTAGAAATAGCATTAGCAGATTTTAAAAAACTAACTCAAATCCCTATTGTGGTTTACTATGGGGATAATATAGCCCTAGAACCTACTGAAATATGGAACAAAGACCACTGGCGTTCCGGACTAGAAATGGCTAAAATATGGGCGGCAACGATTAACAAACATGGTGGAGATGCTACCGTTGTACATCTACCAGAGATAGGCATTACGGGGAACACACACTTTCCGTTCTCTGACCTTAACAATTTACAAGTCGCAAAAGAGCTATCTCAATGGTTAAAGCAAAAGGGACTGGATCAGACGAAGGCGGGCAAAAGCGCTCAACTCAACAGAAAAAAATAA
- a CDS encoding carboxymuconolactone decarboxylase family protein yields MYSIKKITLSLTLLVGFYSLLQAQSLPKEPSTLSQKEQRMIAIASYAAQGELNKLASAIEKGLDDGWSISQIQEAIVHLYAYAGFPRSIRALQTFMSVLEERKAKGIYDVQGADATPINDQNSKYNRGKAILQELTGVAESDTKSGYAAFAPIIEVFLKEHLFADIFERDILNYAERELVTVSVLSSIGGVEPMLTSHLKICLNIGFTPDQLMEFSDIIKATAGKKKAAVTRAVLHDLLKK; encoded by the coding sequence ATGTATAGTATTAAAAAAATTACTTTATCCCTGACACTATTAGTTGGTTTTTACAGCCTTTTGCAGGCACAATCCTTACCCAAGGAACCATCAACGTTAAGCCAAAAAGAACAGCGCATGATTGCTATTGCATCCTATGCTGCACAGGGTGAACTAAACAAACTTGCTAGCGCTATTGAAAAAGGATTAGACGACGGATGGAGTATCAGTCAAATCCAGGAAGCCATCGTGCACTTGTACGCCTATGCAGGATTTCCAAGAAGCATTCGCGCATTGCAGACATTTATGAGCGTGTTGGAAGAACGTAAAGCGAAAGGAATATACGACGTACAGGGTGCAGATGCCACTCCAATCAACGATCAAAATAGTAAATATAATCGTGGAAAAGCTATTTTACAAGAGTTAACGGGTGTAGCAGAAAGCGATACGAAGAGTGGTTATGCTGCTTTCGCACCCATCATAGAAGTATTCTTAAAAGAGCATCTGTTCGCAGATATTTTTGAGCGCGATATACTGAATTATGCCGAAAGAGAATTGGTCACCGTATCCGTTCTAAGTAGTATCGGTGGTGTCGAACCCATGCTTACTTCACACCTCAAAATATGTCTTAATATCGGATTCACTCCCGATCAGCTGATGGAGTTTTCAGACATCATAAAAGCTACAGCAGGCAAAAAGAAAGCGGCCGTCACTCGAGCTGTATTACATGATTTATTAAAAAAATAA
- a CDS encoding TonB-dependent receptor: MGDITIPIRRKASTLFGWCTLAAFMLISVTHVQAQNVRDTIPTDTLKRKNVEEVQVDGNAAIRKVKEQAYNINVIDAKQLYNSSLDINQALNRTTGVRVREDGGLGSTFNFSLNGFTGRQVKFFIDGLPMDNFGSSLTLNNLPTTMAERIEIYKGVLPVSLGADALGGAVNIVTRKNANYLDVSYGLGSFNTHKAGVNGAYTNANTGFTIRANAFYNYSDNNYRVRVRPVDLNSGQLLEEQEVKRFHDSYNSIGAQVDVGLTGRSYADHLLFGAIVSGNDRDIQTGVTMQQVFGGRTAHSSSVIPTLKYKKSDLFIENLDFTLYSAYNLTTNNFIDTTRLRFNWLQETVPTTAAEVLRSQLKNRDNELLSTANLSYKLGQHQALSLNYLLTDFRRQSSDIENPDNPTFLMPQGLRKQNVGLAWQTTYERFTATVFGKMFLLNAKSFEDVSRNTVPDYQPTTLQSTNGGFGAATSYFIRADLQTKASYERTYRLPEAIELLGDGLFVRRNTNLRPERSDNLNLGVLYTVLNEGMHRLNLEGNFIFRNAKDYIRQDQQQSQPVDRQFINVGDVRTTGGEAEIRYSWNNRFFANVNATYQHIIDRTEFLITENLTGVTRTPNLNFGYRIPNMPYFFGNANLGARFEPLGNDRDVLNLNYNVNFVERYFLTPSQLGLNNTDIIPRQVSHDFIADMAFGNGKYIVAAECRNLFNSDLFDNYLLQKPGRSFFLKLRYFITQ, translated from the coding sequence GTGGGTGATATAACAATTCCGATTCGTCGCAAAGCTAGTACTCTTTTTGGCTGGTGCACGCTTGCTGCATTTATGTTGATATCGGTAACTCATGTACAGGCACAAAATGTACGTGACACAATTCCGACCGATACATTGAAGCGCAAAAATGTGGAGGAAGTACAGGTGGACGGAAATGCGGCGATCAGAAAAGTAAAGGAACAGGCTTATAATATCAATGTGATTGATGCTAAGCAGCTATACAATTCCTCTTTGGATATTAACCAGGCGCTGAATCGTACTACCGGGGTGCGGGTACGGGAGGATGGCGGACTAGGTTCAACATTTAATTTCTCGCTCAACGGCTTTACCGGCAGACAAGTTAAGTTCTTTATCGATGGTCTGCCGATGGATAATTTTGGTTCGTCCCTCACGCTGAATAATCTTCCGACTACCATGGCGGAGCGAATTGAGATTTACAAAGGCGTATTGCCAGTGAGCCTTGGAGCAGATGCTTTAGGAGGAGCTGTTAATATCGTGACTCGGAAGAATGCGAACTATTTGGATGTGTCGTATGGATTAGGTTCTTTTAATACGCACAAAGCAGGGGTTAACGGTGCTTATACCAACGCTAATACCGGATTTACCATCCGTGCAAATGCTTTTTACAATTATTCAGATAATAATTATCGCGTACGTGTCCGTCCTGTAGATCTGAATTCTGGTCAATTACTCGAAGAACAGGAGGTAAAGCGTTTCCATGATAGCTATAATTCGATTGGCGCACAGGTAGATGTCGGACTGACGGGTCGATCTTACGCAGATCATCTCTTGTTTGGTGCTATCGTATCTGGCAATGATCGGGATATACAGACGGGCGTGACCATGCAACAAGTTTTTGGTGGTCGAACAGCTCACAGCAGTTCCGTTATTCCTACATTAAAGTATAAGAAAAGTGATCTATTTATAGAAAATTTGGATTTTACGTTATATAGTGCCTACAATCTCACGACAAATAATTTTATCGATACCACACGTTTGCGGTTCAATTGGTTGCAAGAAACTGTTCCAACTACAGCTGCAGAAGTGCTGCGAAGCCAGCTGAAAAACCGTGATAATGAATTATTATCAACAGCTAATCTTTCTTATAAGCTTGGCCAACATCAGGCGCTGTCACTGAATTATTTGCTTACCGATTTTCGTAGACAATCCAGCGATATAGAAAACCCAGATAACCCAACATTTTTGATGCCTCAAGGTTTGCGTAAGCAGAATGTAGGGCTAGCTTGGCAGACGACTTACGAGCGATTTACCGCAACTGTATTTGGGAAAATGTTCTTGCTTAACGCTAAATCGTTTGAAGATGTATCTAGGAATACCGTTCCAGACTATCAGCCAACCACATTACAGAGTACAAATGGTGGCTTCGGTGCAGCAACTTCTTATTTCATCCGAGCAGATTTACAAACCAAAGCATCTTATGAGCGTACTTACCGCTTGCCCGAGGCGATTGAATTGCTCGGCGATGGCTTATTTGTACGAAGAAACACAAACCTCAGGCCTGAGCGTAGCGATAACCTAAATTTGGGGGTTTTGTACACGGTATTAAATGAAGGCATGCATCGCTTGAATTTAGAGGGTAATTTTATCTTTCGTAATGCCAAAGATTATATTCGCCAAGATCAGCAACAATCGCAACCTGTAGATCGCCAATTTATCAATGTGGGCGATGTACGCACTACAGGAGGAGAGGCGGAGATTCGATATAGCTGGAATAACCGGTTTTTTGCGAATGTAAATGCTACCTATCAACACATTATCGATCGCACAGAGTTTTTGATTACCGAAAACCTTACCGGAGTGACCCGAACTCCCAATCTAAACTTTGGTTACCGCATTCCTAATATGCCTTATTTCTTCGGAAATGCGAATTTAGGTGCTCGTTTCGAACCATTAGGTAATGACCGCGACGTACTTAACCTCAATTACAACGTCAATTTCGTAGAACGATATTTCCTGACGCCAAGTCAGCTAGGACTAAACAATACAGACATTATTCCACGTCAGGTATCGCACGATTTTATCGCGGATATGGCATTTGGTAACGGCAAATACATCGTCGCTGCCGAGTGTCGCAATCTCTTTAATAGCGACCTTTTTGATAATTATTTATTACAAAAGCCAGGGCGCTCTTTCTTTTTAAAACTAAGATATTTTATCACACAATAA
- a CDS encoding nuclear transport factor 2 family protein encodes MKIGSLSFLLLMLGMKSLLAQQEGSHQEIIQLSKDKWQWMAEKNIVLLDSLFDEKSMFVHMGGSWGKQQELQVIESGGIWYKKADIHSVSVNVIGNTAILLNRIDLLAVVGGNEVSNPFMVTEVYIRQKNAWKLGSLSFTKLVVNAN; translated from the coding sequence ATGAAAATAGGATCTTTAAGCTTTTTACTGCTCATGTTGGGAATGAAGTCTCTTCTTGCGCAGCAAGAGGGTTCACACCAGGAAATTATACAGCTCTCCAAAGATAAATGGCAATGGATGGCAGAGAAAAACATCGTTTTATTGGATAGCCTCTTTGATGAAAAATCAATGTTTGTACATATGGGAGGCTCCTGGGGTAAGCAGCAAGAGCTGCAAGTCATAGAATCGGGAGGGATATGGTATAAAAAAGCAGATATTCATTCCGTATCGGTCAACGTAATTGGCAATACTGCCATCTTATTAAACCGCATTGATCTATTAGCGGTAGTCGGCGGAAATGAAGTGAGCAACCCATTTATGGTAACCGAGGTATACATTCGGCAAAAAAACGCTTGGAAATTAGGTTCCCTATCCTTTACTAAATTAGTGGTTAACGCGAATTAA
- a CDS encoding alpha/beta hydrolase, with the protein MEKMKMIIVALFLATGLNASAQDKQKNPFGLVYGDAIRENIKGQVNIIPVTYKLDGIEIAANVYTPANYDPSKLYPTVVVAHPNGGVKEQTAGLYAQRLAEHGYLTIAADAAYQGASGGEPRHTDKPAHRIDDIYGMADYITQYAGADANNLGVLGICGGGGYTLKAAQSDKRFKAVATLSMFNSGEVRRNGFKNAQLNTIQQRLKDASDARAEEASGSEISYAGVASVTDEEIAKTPAGLYQDGFQYYYRTHAHPNSTFLYTKSSLMDLMAWDAKSNLDLIEQPLLMITGSEADTKYMTDEAFPLVTNSKYKEHYLIEGASHIETYWVPEYVDQAVAKLTEFYESYLK; encoded by the coding sequence ATGGAAAAGATGAAGATGATTATAGTAGCGCTATTTTTAGCAACAGGATTGAACGCATCTGCTCAAGATAAACAGAAAAATCCATTCGGCCTGGTATATGGCGATGCCATCCGGGAAAATATAAAAGGTCAGGTCAACATTATTCCGGTAACGTATAAACTGGATGGTATCGAGATTGCGGCCAATGTGTATACACCCGCAAATTATGACCCTTCCAAATTATACCCTACCGTGGTAGTGGCTCATCCCAATGGCGGCGTCAAAGAACAAACTGCTGGTTTGTATGCACAACGATTAGCAGAGCATGGATACCTCACTATTGCCGCCGATGCAGCCTATCAGGGAGCAAGTGGTGGAGAACCTCGGCATACCGACAAGCCTGCGCACCGTATAGATGATATTTATGGTATGGCAGATTACATTACGCAGTACGCAGGAGCTGATGCGAATAATTTGGGCGTGCTAGGTATTTGCGGTGGTGGTGGTTATACGCTAAAGGCAGCGCAATCCGACAAACGCTTCAAGGCAGTTGCTACCTTAAGTATGTTTAACTCTGGTGAAGTACGGCGCAATGGCTTTAAAAACGCGCAATTAAATACCATTCAACAACGCCTTAAAGATGCCTCTGATGCCCGGGCGGAGGAAGCCTCTGGAAGCGAAATAAGTTACGCTGGCGTAGCTAGCGTAACCGATGAAGAAATAGCCAAAACTCCCGCTGGTCTTTATCAGGATGGATTTCAATATTATTATCGCACGCATGCACACCCTAACTCTACCTTCCTGTATACCAAAAGTAGCCTGATGGATTTGATGGCTTGGGATGCGAAGTCTAATTTAGACCTGATCGAACAGCCTCTCTTAATGATTACAGGGAGTGAAGCGGACACAAAATACATGACCGATGAGGCTTTTCCATTGGTGACAAATTCAAAATACAAAGAACACTACTTAATAGAAGGCGCTTCTCATATTGAAACCTATTGGGTACCCGAATATGTAGATCAGGCAGTGGCTAAGTTGACGGAGTTCTACGAAAGTTACCTAAAATAG